CGTACTTGAGACCATTGCCCAGATTCGCGGAGGTAACGAAACCGTGATCACCGTGGTTGGTGCCGGTGGTGACCGCGACAAGAGTAAGCGACCTGAAATGGCCAGGATCGCCGCGCATTTCAGCGATCGCGTCATCCTAACCAGCGACAATCCGCGCACAGAGAACCCCGAGACCATCATTGAAGAAATGAAGGCCGGACTCGACCCTATTGCAATCAAAAAGACACTGTCCATCGCTTCGCGCCGAGAGGCTATCCGCACCGCTTGTAGTTTGGCTCAAGCGGGCGACATCATTTTGGTCGCGGGTAAAGGGCACGAAAAATATCAGGAGATCAACGGAGTTAAACACCCCTTCGATGATCTCGAGATCTTGAACGAAACGCTTAAACCACAGGTCTGATGCTCTATTATTTGTTCACATATCTCGATCGACAATTCGACTTCCCCGGAGCCGGTGTGTTTCAATACATCACCTTCCGCGCAGCCTTGGCAGTCATTCTATCGCTTCTGATCTCCTTGGTGTTCGGTAAGAGCATAATACAGTTCATTCAACGCAAGCAAGTCGGCGAAACCATTCGAGACCTCGGACTCGAAGGACAGGCGCAAAAGGCCGGAACGCCTACCATGGGCGGACTCATCATTCTCTCCGCGATCTTGATCCCAACACTCCTGGTGGCCAAACTGGACAATACCTACGTCATATTATTGCTTATCACCACGGTATGGATGGGTATTATCGGATTCATCGACGACTACATCAAGGTCTTCAAAAAGAACAAAGAGGGACTTCGAGGTAAGTTCAAGGTGATGGGACAAATTGGCCTAGGACTCATCGTGGGCAGCATCTTGTATTTCCACCCCGGTGTTACCATTAAGCAAAAAGCTACGCCTGCGAATACCGAAGAAATGGCCCTGCGGGCCGATGAACAACCTGGTCGCGCACTTCCACAATTCGGAAAGGAGGAAAAGTCCATGCTGACTACGATCCCCTTCCTTAAAAACAACGAACTCGACTACAGCAAGGCGATCTCTTGGATCCACAAAGACCTCAAAGACCAGGCTTGGTTAATCTTTATTCCGATCGTGATCTTCATCATCACGGCGGTGAGCAACGGCACCAATTTAACGGACGGAATCGACGGCCTCGCGACTGGGACTTCGGCCATCATAGGCGTTACACTGGGCATATTCGCCTACGTAAGCGGTAATACGATTTTTGCCGACTACCTCAACATCATGTACATCCCCGACTCGGGCGAACTGGTGATCTTCATCGCCGCCTTCGTCGGAGCCTGCGTGGGCTTTTTGTGGTACAATGCCTATCCGGCTCAAGTATTCATGGGCGACACCGGATCCCTAAGTATCGGCGGTATCATCGCCGTTTTCGCCATCGCCATTCGCAAGGAACTATTGATTCCGATCGTGTGCGGGATCTTCCTGGTAGAGAACCTCTCGGTGATCATGCAAGTGAGCTACTTCAAGTACACCAAAAAGAAATTCGGTGAAGGCCGTCGCATCTTCAAAATGTCGCCCTTGCACCATCACTACCAAAAGAGCGGATTCCACGAAGCCAAGATCGTTACCCGGTTCTGGATCGTCGGCATCATGCTCGCCGTACTCACCTTCGTAACGCTCAAACTCCGATGAAAAAGCTGATCGTTTTAGGGGCAGGCGAAAGCGGAGTGGGTGGCGCCCTACTCGGGCGGAAACACGGCTTCGACGTTTTCGTAAGCGATTTCGGTTCGGTATCGGATAAATACCGTCGCATCTTGACCGAGGCATCCATCGCCTTCGAAGAGAACACGCATACCTTTTCGCGTATCCTCGACGCCGACTTGGTGGTCAAAAGCCCCGGGATCGCCAAAACGGTCCCCGTAGTTAAAGCCATTTTGGAAGAAGGCATAGAGCTGGTCAGTGAGATCGAGTTCGCAGCCCGCTATACCCAGGCCAAGATTATCGGAATCACCGGAACTAATGGTAAAACCACCACAACCCTTTTAGCCTACCACATTCTCAAAAATGCAGGCCTCCATGTAGGGCTGGCCGGAAACGTGGGTCAAAGTTTTGCCGCCCAAGTAGCCAATAACGACTTCGATCACTACGTGCTGGAGATCAGCAGTTT
This sequence is a window from Flavobacteriales bacterium. Protein-coding genes within it:
- the mraY gene encoding phospho-N-acetylmuramoyl-pentapeptide-transferase, which gives rise to MLYYLFTYLDRQFDFPGAGVFQYITFRAALAVILSLLISLVFGKSIIQFIQRKQVGETIRDLGLEGQAQKAGTPTMGGLIILSAILIPTLLVAKLDNTYVILLLITTVWMGIIGFIDDYIKVFKKNKEGLRGKFKVMGQIGLGLIVGSILYFHPGVTIKQKATPANTEEMALRADEQPGRALPQFGKEEKSMLTTIPFLKNNELDYSKAISWIHKDLKDQAWLIFIPIVIFIITAVSNGTNLTDGIDGLATGTSAIIGVTLGIFAYVSGNTIFADYLNIMYIPDSGELVIFIAAFVGACVGFLWYNAYPAQVFMGDTGSLSIGGIIAVFAIAIRKELLIPIVCGIFLVENLSVIMQVSYFKYTKKKFGEGRRIFKMSPLHHHYQKSGFHEAKIVTRFWIVGIMLAVLTFVTLKLR